One segment of Bradyrhizobium sp. CB2312 DNA contains the following:
- a CDS encoding cupin domain-containing protein, translated as MKIRTIISAALVFSLPGLICAHDSRAQTVTKNFEATIPNISGKSLIAVEVDYAPGAASPPHTHAKSAFIYAYVISGAIESKVNDSGTRIYRAGESWSESPGALHSISRNASKTEPAKLLAVFVLDTNDSRLTTPSN; from the coding sequence ATGAAGATCCGCACCATCATCAGCGCCGCTCTAGTCTTCTCATTGCCCGGCCTTATTTGCGCCCATGATAGCCGGGCGCAGACCGTCACGAAGAACTTCGAGGCGACTATTCCCAATATTTCTGGCAAGTCGCTGATTGCTGTGGAAGTCGATTACGCGCCGGGTGCGGCCTCTCCGCCCCACACCCATGCGAAATCGGCTTTTATTTATGCCTATGTGATCTCAGGCGCGATCGAGTCGAAAGTAAATGATAGCGGGACGCGCATCTATCGGGCCGGCGAGAGCTGGTCTGAATCTCCGGGTGCGCTCCACTCGATCAGCCGCAACGCAAGCAAGACCGAGCCGGCGAAGCTGCTCGCTGTGTTCGTCCTTGACACCAATGACAGCCGGCTCACAACGCCTAGCAACTGA
- a CDS encoding redoxin domain-containing protein — protein sequence MLQNGDSFPSLTFARVGGGRINLPADLAGWFGVVIFHRGSWCPYCNAQLAAFARAADKFADEGIKVVSVSVDDREKSEMLVEKHEIGFPVAYGADARAVSAVTGAFVNDDPVCLQATGFVLNPEGRVVTAVYSTRAIGRLMPDDVLGFVRHLKSLAKK from the coding sequence ATGCTACAGAACGGCGACAGTTTTCCCTCTCTTACCTTTGCTCGCGTCGGGGGCGGCAGAATCAACTTGCCTGCCGATCTAGCAGGTTGGTTCGGCGTGGTTATATTCCACCGTGGTTCCTGGTGCCCGTACTGCAACGCTCAGCTGGCCGCTTTCGCGCGAGCGGCGGACAAATTCGCCGATGAAGGCATCAAGGTCGTCTCGGTATCGGTAGACGACCGGGAAAAGTCGGAGATGCTCGTCGAAAAGCACGAAATTGGTTTCCCTGTCGCGTACGGTGCTGACGCGCGAGCGGTTTCCGCGGTGACCGGCGCCTTCGTCAATGACGATCCCGTCTGCCTCCAGGCCACCGGCTTCGTCCTGAACCCCGAAGGTCGGGTGGTGACGGCCGTCTATTCGACCCGCGCGATCGGCCGTCTGATGCCTGACGATGTGCTCGGCTTTGTCCGCCACCTCAAATCTTTAGCAAAAAAATGA
- a CDS encoding MFS transporter, whose amino-acid sequence MWTSVCSYAAQILAYVSLPFLFETRMHLSAVETGLLLTPWPFMTAVTAPIAGRLTNRFPTSLICSIGLTLLAAGLLLMVFLPTNPAKSDMAWRLALCGIGFGLFQTPNNTAMMTAGPIGRSGAASGMNAAARYVGWSLGSALISLIFGVGGDHSAVLCLVAGMTFALMGAATSSVRQLK is encoded by the coding sequence GTGTGGACATCTGTCTGCTCATATGCCGCACAAATCCTGGCCTACGTCTCTTTACCTTTCCTATTTGAGACGCGGATGCATCTTTCTGCTGTAGAAACAGGTTTGCTCTTGACGCCTTGGCCGTTTATGACTGCCGTCACGGCCCCGATCGCCGGTCGCTTGACAAACCGCTTCCCAACCTCATTGATTTGCAGCATCGGTTTGACGTTATTGGCGGCCGGCTTGCTTCTGATGGTCTTCTTGCCAACAAATCCGGCAAAGTCGGATATGGCGTGGCGATTAGCCCTTTGTGGTATCGGTTTCGGTCTTTTCCAGACCCCGAACAACACTGCGATGATGACGGCTGGACCAATCGGACGTAGCGGGGCCGCAAGTGGGATGAATGCTGCGGCTCGCTACGTCGGATGGTCGCTGGGCTCCGCCTTGATTTCGCTTATCTTCGGCGTAGGCGGAGATCATAGCGCGGTCCTTTGTTTGGTTGCAGGAATGACGTTTGCTCTGATGGGAGCTGCTACCAGCAGCGTTCGCCAACTCAAATAG
- a CDS encoding MFS transporter: MNIALPNISRSFAGNDAATVWVVNAYQLSATVCLLPVSSMVESLGLKRIYAASLTIFVLASLACAFAPTLPVLVGARLIQGAGAAGLSVAGVALVRVVYSRGMVSKGLALVALAVAIPGALGPTIAAAILAVAKWPWLFLVNLPFGLAVPLFINAAPPDVRFPRALVLTGSGLNTLGFGLFVIGVGTLGSSDAPIGIGEIVAGLFCFGLFIRQQQKHPMPMLPI; encoded by the coding sequence GTGAATATCGCCCTGCCGAATATCTCACGTTCTTTTGCAGGCAATGACGCGGCGACCGTTTGGGTCGTAAATGCGTATCAGCTTTCGGCAACAGTCTGCTTGCTGCCCGTCTCAAGTATGGTTGAATCGCTCGGCCTAAAACGCATCTATGCCGCCAGTCTGACCATTTTTGTTCTCGCGTCTTTGGCCTGCGCGTTCGCTCCAACATTGCCTGTGCTGGTGGGTGCCCGCTTGATTCAGGGAGCTGGAGCGGCTGGGCTTTCTGTCGCCGGCGTTGCCCTCGTACGCGTGGTCTATTCGCGCGGCATGGTCAGTAAAGGCCTTGCACTGGTTGCGTTGGCGGTTGCGATACCAGGTGCATTGGGACCCACCATCGCCGCTGCAATACTTGCCGTTGCAAAATGGCCGTGGTTGTTTCTGGTGAATTTGCCATTCGGCCTCGCGGTACCGCTCTTTATCAACGCCGCACCACCAGACGTTCGATTCCCTCGCGCCCTCGTTCTGACCGGGAGCGGTCTCAACACCCTTGGATTCGGGCTTTTTGTCATCGGCGTCGGTACGCTGGGTAGCAGCGACGCGCCCATTGGGATCGGAGAGATCGTCGCAGGTCTTTTCTGTTTTGGTCTCTTCATTCGACAACAACAGAAGCATCCCATGCCAATGCTGCCAATTTAG
- a CDS encoding efflux RND transporter periplasmic adaptor subunit — MAVAIRFIRPRSRRSRRCIGASICMLLALVMAGCNEKAQSQAAAPPSVSVAQPVKRIVTDWDEFTGRFEAIQEVQVRARVGGFVTSVEFKDGDMVRVGDLLYVIDPRPFEAVATQANGQLADARAKTELAKRELERGLTLVKTSAVSEQVVDQRREALEAAHAAETIAQGALKAAQLNVEFTHVAAPITGRVSRHFVSVGNLVQGSDNGGSTLLTTIVSMDPMYIYFDVDEATYLKNSKLWFEGKRPSSRDTPNPVQVALTGEAKPSHEGRMDFIDNRLDVSTGTLRSRAIIPNHDLSILPGQFGRVRLIGSSPYEALLLPDVAIATDQSRKIVFVVKDDNTVEARAVELGPLDQGLRVVRTGLKPEDRVIIDGLQRARVGAKVSPRSVEISGSKS, encoded by the coding sequence ATGGCTGTGGCGATCCGGTTCATCCGACCTCGATCTCGTCGCTCTCGCCGATGCATCGGCGCATCGATCTGTATGCTGCTTGCGCTTGTGATGGCCGGATGCAACGAAAAGGCGCAGTCGCAAGCGGCCGCGCCGCCATCGGTGTCGGTGGCACAACCGGTCAAACGGATCGTCACCGACTGGGACGAGTTCACTGGCCGGTTCGAGGCGATCCAGGAGGTGCAAGTCCGCGCCCGCGTCGGTGGCTTTGTCACTAGTGTCGAGTTCAAAGACGGCGACATGGTGCGCGTTGGCGATCTGCTCTACGTCATCGATCCTCGTCCATTCGAGGCGGTGGCGACCCAAGCGAACGGTCAGCTTGCCGATGCGCGCGCCAAGACAGAGCTGGCCAAGCGCGAGCTTGAGCGCGGGCTCACCCTCGTAAAGACCAGTGCTGTCTCCGAGCAAGTTGTCGACCAGCGTCGCGAAGCTTTGGAGGCAGCTCACGCCGCCGAGACTATCGCCCAAGGCGCGCTGAAGGCCGCCCAGCTTAATGTCGAGTTCACGCATGTGGCGGCGCCGATCACCGGCCGCGTCAGCCGTCATTTCGTGAGCGTCGGTAACCTCGTGCAGGGGAGCGACAATGGCGGCTCGACGCTGCTTACCACCATCGTGTCAATGGACCCAATGTACATTTATTTCGACGTTGACGAGGCGACCTATCTCAAGAACAGCAAGCTGTGGTTCGAGGGTAAGCGGCCGAGCTCACGCGATACGCCTAATCCAGTGCAGGTGGCGCTGACCGGCGAAGCCAAACCATCGCATGAAGGCCGTATGGATTTCATCGACAACCGGCTCGATGTCTCCACCGGCACGCTGCGCAGCCGCGCGATTATTCCGAACCACGATCTATCCATCCTGCCCGGCCAGTTCGGCCGCGTCCGGCTGATTGGCTCCTCGCCGTATGAGGCGCTTCTTTTGCCGGATGTAGCGATCGCGACCGATCAGTCGCGCAAGATCGTGTTCGTGGTCAAGGATGACAACACTGTGGAAGCGCGTGCGGTCGAACTTGGCCCGCTGGATCAGGGACTGCGCGTTGTTCGCACAGGCCTGAAGCCGGAGGATCGTGTCATCATCGACGGCCTCCAGCGAGCACGCGTTGGCGCTAAGGTGAGCCCGCGCAGCGTCGAGATCAGCGGCAGTAAGTCATGA
- a CDS encoding multidrug efflux RND transporter permease subunit yields MNLGRLSVNQPILAMVLSIVLLIVGAIAYQTLPVSEYPQVVPPTVTVTTQYPGASAQTVSDTVAAPIEQEINGVEDMLYLYSQATSNGQLTITVTFKLGTDLDKAQVLVQNRVAIAQPRLPEEVQRNGVVTRKNSPDILMVVFMLSPDDSFDQLYISNYTLLQVRDQLLRLDGIGDIQMFGARDYSMRLWLDPDRIANLGMTASDVIAAVRAQNLQIAGGQIAEPPIADRAFQPNLVFTGRLKDIRQFEDIVVKAGSDGRTVRLRDVARIELGALAYTTNSFILRKSAVAMVVTQRPGSNALATAKHISETMVKLKASFPKGLDYNIGYNPTEFIAQSVHELIKTIYEAMALVVIVVLAFLQGWRPAIIPIVAIPVSLVGTFAAMAVLGFGINNLTLFGLVLAVGIVVDDAIVVVENVERHLQAGMSRREAALKTMEEVGGALVSIALVLCAVFVPTAFLGGISGRFFQQFAVTIAVATAISCFCSLTLSPALASRILTPHEQKRPTARWNIVARGWDGFTALFNCIFERLAHGYAAATAIVIRHTVVMLAIYLALIGGAGWLLATTSQGFIPAQDRGYLIISVQLPGAASLVRTTAVVREIERIALDTPGIIRVAAFAGFSGATRTQAGNAAALFPVFDDPEARVRKGLTASVITADLRKRLSAIQGAFIIVIPPPAVPGIGTGGGFAIRIQDRQGRGPELLGAATDELVAAARKSPNLTSVFSPFTANTPQLFVDIDRVRAQKLGVPIASINDTIQTYFGSTYVNDFNLFGRTYHVTAQADLPFRREASDLARLRTRNAAGDMVMLGSVVDFKDISGPDRVARYNLYSASELQGEPAPGVSSKTALNTIKLLANKTLPSGFSFEWTDLSYQQVTGGSAGLYVFPICVLFVYLVLAAQYGSWTLPLAVILIVPMCLFAATIGVRIMGEDINILTQIGFVVLVGLAAKNAILIVEFARDIELEGKPRLEAVIEACRLRLRPILMTSFAFILGVLPLVVSTGPGSEMRQAVGVAVFFGMLGVTLFGLIFTPIFYMVVRNLAEGKDEGKPTHAMAAAAE; encoded by the coding sequence ATGAATCTCGGACGTCTTTCCGTCAATCAGCCCATTCTGGCGATGGTGCTGTCGATCGTGCTCTTGATTGTGGGCGCGATCGCGTACCAGACGCTGCCCGTCTCTGAATATCCGCAGGTAGTGCCGCCTACGGTTACGGTCACCACGCAATACCCCGGCGCCTCGGCACAGACCGTGTCCGATACGGTCGCAGCTCCCATCGAGCAGGAGATCAATGGGGTCGAGGACATGCTGTACTTGTACAGCCAGGCGACCTCCAACGGCCAGCTCACGATAACCGTGACTTTCAAGCTTGGCACCGATCTCGACAAGGCCCAAGTGCTGGTGCAGAACCGCGTCGCGATCGCGCAGCCGCGGCTGCCGGAGGAGGTGCAGCGCAACGGAGTAGTCACCCGTAAGAACTCACCCGACATCCTGATGGTCGTGTTCATGCTGTCGCCCGACGATAGCTTCGACCAGCTCTACATATCGAATTATACGCTGTTGCAGGTGCGCGACCAGCTTCTGCGGCTCGATGGCATTGGCGATATCCAGATGTTTGGCGCGCGCGACTATTCGATGCGGTTGTGGCTCGATCCTGACCGGATCGCCAATCTCGGTATGACCGCAAGCGACGTCATTGCCGCGGTCCGGGCCCAAAACCTGCAGATCGCGGGCGGCCAGATCGCAGAGCCACCGATTGCGGATCGCGCATTCCAGCCGAACCTGGTCTTCACTGGGCGCCTCAAGGATATCAGGCAATTCGAGGACATCGTGGTGAAGGCTGGTTCCGACGGCCGTACCGTACGGCTGCGCGACGTTGCGCGGATCGAGCTTGGCGCGCTGGCCTACACTACCAACAGCTTCATACTACGAAAGTCAGCCGTTGCGATGGTGGTGACGCAGCGGCCCGGATCGAATGCGCTGGCCACCGCGAAGCATATTTCCGAGACGATGGTGAAGCTCAAGGCGAGCTTCCCAAAGGGGCTCGATTACAACATCGGCTACAATCCGACCGAATTCATCGCCCAGTCGGTTCATGAGCTGATCAAGACGATTTACGAGGCGATGGCGCTCGTGGTCATCGTGGTGCTGGCGTTCCTTCAAGGTTGGCGGCCTGCGATCATCCCAATTGTTGCGATCCCGGTGTCGCTGGTCGGCACATTTGCAGCGATGGCTGTGCTCGGCTTCGGCATCAATAACCTTACGCTGTTCGGCCTCGTACTTGCGGTCGGCATCGTGGTAGACGACGCCATCGTGGTTGTGGAGAATGTCGAGCGACATCTCCAGGCAGGTATGAGCCGGCGCGAGGCGGCTCTCAAGACGATGGAGGAGGTCGGCGGCGCGCTGGTCTCGATCGCCCTCGTGCTCTGCGCGGTGTTCGTGCCGACCGCGTTCCTCGGCGGCATTTCCGGGCGATTCTTCCAGCAATTCGCCGTCACAATCGCGGTCGCGACCGCGATCTCTTGCTTCTGTTCGCTAACGCTGTCGCCAGCACTGGCCTCCCGGATTCTTACTCCGCATGAGCAGAAACGTCCAACGGCGCGCTGGAACATCGTTGCACGTGGTTGGGACGGCTTCACCGCGCTTTTCAATTGCATCTTCGAGCGCCTAGCGCATGGCTACGCGGCCGCCACCGCCATCGTGATCCGACACACGGTGGTGATGCTGGCAATCTACCTCGCGCTGATCGGCGGTGCTGGCTGGCTGCTCGCCACCACTTCTCAGGGCTTCATCCCGGCGCAGGATCGTGGTTATCTGATCATCTCGGTGCAATTGCCGGGCGCCGCGTCGCTGGTGCGGACCACCGCGGTGGTGCGGGAAATCGAGCGAATTGCGCTGGATACCCCAGGGATCATCCGTGTCGCGGCGTTTGCTGGCTTCTCCGGCGCGACCCGCACGCAGGCGGGCAACGCCGCGGCACTGTTCCCCGTCTTCGACGACCCCGAGGCGCGAGTTAGGAAGGGCCTGACTGCCAGCGTGATCACAGCGGATCTGCGAAAGCGGCTGTCGGCGATCCAGGGCGCCTTCATCATCGTCATTCCACCGCCTGCGGTGCCAGGGATCGGCACCGGCGGCGGCTTCGCCATCCGCATCCAGGATCGACAGGGGCGCGGTCCCGAGCTGCTCGGAGCTGCCACGGACGAACTCGTGGCCGCCGCGCGGAAGTCGCCAAACCTAACGTCGGTGTTCTCGCCGTTCACGGCGAATACGCCGCAGCTATTCGTCGACATCGATCGCGTGAGGGCGCAGAAGCTCGGTGTTCCCATCGCCAGCATTAACGACACGATCCAAACCTACTTCGGTTCGACCTATGTCAACGATTTCAACCTGTTTGGGCGCACCTATCATGTCACCGCGCAGGCCGATCTGCCATTCCGAAGAGAGGCCTCTGATTTGGCGCGGCTGCGTACCCGCAACGCGGCCGGTGACATGGTTATGCTGGGGAGCGTAGTGGACTTCAAGGATATCTCCGGGCCCGATCGTGTCGCGCGCTACAATCTCTACTCAGCATCCGAGCTGCAGGGCGAGCCGGCGCCAGGCGTGAGCTCGAAGACCGCGCTCAACACCATCAAGCTATTGGCCAACAAAACATTACCGAGCGGTTTTTCTTTCGAATGGACCGATCTGTCCTATCAACAAGTGACGGGTGGCAGTGCCGGGCTCTATGTGTTCCCGATCTGTGTGCTGTTCGTCTATCTGGTGCTGGCGGCGCAGTACGGCAGTTGGACGTTGCCACTCGCGGTGATCCTGATCGTGCCGATGTGCCTCTTCGCGGCCACCATCGGCGTGCGCATCATGGGCGAGGACATTAATATCCTGACCCAGATCGGCTTCGTGGTGCTGGTGGGACTTGCGGCCAAAAACGCGATCCTGATTGTCGAGTTCGCGCGGGACATCGAGCTTGAGGGCAAACCGCGCCTGGAGGCGGTGATCGAGGCCTGCCGGTTGCGACTGCGGCCGATCCTGATGACCTCGTTCGCCTTCATCCTCGGCGTGCTGCCGCTCGTCGTCTCCACCGGTCCCGGATCGGAGATGCGCCAGGCCGTCGGCGTCGCCGTGTTCTTCGGTATGCTCGGAGTTACGCTGTTCGGCCTAATCTTCACGCCGATCTTCTACATGGTCGTGCGCAACCTCGCGGAAGGAAAGGATGAGGGCAAGCCGACCCACGCGATGGCCGCCGCGGCGGAGTGA
- a CDS encoding NADP-dependent oxidoreductase — MKAIIVTDRAAGTAGMKLVEQPEPQAAINDVVVQVRASGFTWDELTWPPTWTDRLDHDRTPSIPGHELAGVVTALGYGTTGLSVGQRVFGLTDWYRDGTLAEYVAVEARNLAALPGDVDFTVGASLPMPGLTAWQGLFEHGRLQAGQSVLAHGAAGVVGSMVTQLAREAGAYVIGTGRAADRQKTLDFGAQEFVDLENDVLEDVGPVDLVFDVFGGNIGKRSAALVRAGGTLVTIAGPPEARPANGFAVDFVVESDRAQLREIVQRVRDRRLRTNVGAISTLDDAVAAFNRTGRRNGKTIIRVRP, encoded by the coding sequence ATGAAGGCGATCATTGTGACGGACCGGGCTGCGGGAACGGCCGGTATGAAGCTGGTGGAGCAGCCCGAGCCACAGGCAGCGATAAACGACGTCGTCGTTCAGGTTCGTGCGTCGGGTTTCACGTGGGATGAGCTGACGTGGCCACCGACCTGGACCGATCGCCTCGATCATGACCGAACACCGTCGATCCCTGGGCACGAGTTGGCCGGAGTGGTCACCGCGCTCGGCTATGGCACGACGGGGCTGTCGGTGGGACAGCGCGTGTTCGGCCTCACGGACTGGTATCGCGACGGCACACTGGCTGAGTATGTCGCGGTCGAGGCGCGCAACCTCGCGGCGCTGCCGGGCGATGTCGATTTCACCGTCGGCGCGAGCCTGCCGATGCCGGGCCTGACCGCGTGGCAGGGACTGTTCGAGCACGGCCGCCTTCAGGCGGGGCAGAGCGTCCTGGCGCACGGCGCGGCTGGCGTAGTCGGTTCTATGGTAACCCAGCTCGCACGTGAGGCCGGCGCCTACGTCATCGGTACCGGACGCGCTGCGGACCGTCAGAAGACGCTCGACTTCGGCGCGCAAGAGTTCGTCGACCTCGAGAACGATGTTTTGGAAGACGTCGGTCCAGTCGATCTGGTTTTCGATGTCTTCGGCGGCAACATCGGTAAGCGGTCCGCGGCCCTGGTTCGAGCCGGAGGAACGTTGGTGACGATCGCCGGGCCGCCCGAGGCACGGCCCGCCAACGGCTTTGCGGTAGATTTCGTCGTCGAGTCCGATCGTGCCCAACTGCGTGAGATCGTCCAGCGGGTGCGGGACAGACGACTGCGGACGAACGTCGGCGCCATCTCGACCCTCGACGATGCCGTCGCAGCTTTCAACCGGACCGGGCGGCGCAACGGGAAGACGATCATCCGCGTTCGCCCGTAG
- a CDS encoding DUF1993 family protein, which produces MEALESFKGFEAGAILGERLAPDMITFGEQFSVICNKVEAHIAKLNARRPAGTTRHRDVISGVEH; this is translated from the coding sequence GTGGAGGCGCTCGAAAGCTTCAAAGGATTTGAGGCCGGGGCGATTCTTGGCGAGAGGCTCGCGCCAGACATGATCACCTTCGGAGAACAGTTCTCCGTGATTTGCAACAAGGTCGAGGCACACATTGCAAAATTAAATGCGAGGCGCCCCGCCGGAACCACGCGACATCGCGATGTCATATCCGGCGTTGAACATTAG
- a CDS encoding cytochrome c family protein, whose amino-acid sequence MNNAGKVGAFFATLLFAGAAADPGYAQNAEHGKIVFQACATCHTTDQTNRVGPGLGGLIGRKAGTAPGFHYSDAMKKSDIVWDTKILDAYLESPQKVVPGNKMPYAGMTNSADRADLVGYLATLK is encoded by the coding sequence ATGAACAACGCAGGAAAGGTTGGAGCTTTTTTCGCGACGCTCTTGTTTGCGGGAGCAGCTGCCGATCCGGGCTACGCGCAGAACGCTGAGCACGGAAAAATCGTCTTCCAAGCTTGCGCTACGTGCCACACTACGGATCAGACCAACCGTGTTGGACCCGGTCTGGGAGGACTCATTGGCAGGAAGGCAGGTACCGCCCCGGGATTCCACTACAGTGACGCGATGAAGAAGTCCGATATTGTTTGGGACACCAAGATTCTCGATGCGTATCTTGAATCGCCCCAGAAAGTGGTTCCCGGAAACAAGATGCCCTACGCGGGGATGACGAACTCAGCCGATCGGGCCGACCTCGTCGGCTATCTGGCAACACTGAAATAG
- a CDS encoding AraC family transcriptional regulator: MNLSNKRFLDVAGEPFWRISRKDLDKLMTTLDITFVRLSKCLLAAGAHLAVARVDACTIHYCLRGVGFILMDGESPIRLTPHTLVIVPPGRAMSIVATERPTALRNVGKGSVGLFVPGSSYRHTVGDGRPTLVLACGTFRATYGPALDLFASLAAPIVETFDVNDQLDQVIACALAELVAQDVGVGPMSAALLKVVLLALLRRCLVSTKAWVERFAILSDPPIARAFAEMASRPSLPHTVKSLSHAVGLSRSAFMSRFSAAFGEAPMSLLRRLRMRHAADLLSANALSIDQVALNVGYQSRSSFTRSFRRYYGSDPSEYRSNAQSERSPRAAPAKEAIEQSDAA, translated from the coding sequence ATGAATCTGAGCAACAAAAGGTTTTTGGACGTGGCAGGTGAGCCGTTCTGGCGTATATCGCGAAAAGACCTCGACAAGTTGATGACCACATTGGACATTACCTTCGTGAGGCTGTCGAAATGCTTGCTTGCGGCTGGTGCCCACTTGGCCGTTGCCCGCGTGGACGCGTGCACTATCCACTACTGCCTTCGAGGCGTCGGTTTCATCCTGATGGACGGGGAAAGCCCCATCCGTCTGACGCCGCATACATTGGTAATCGTTCCGCCCGGACGCGCAATGAGTATCGTCGCCACGGAGCGCCCGACCGCACTACGAAATGTCGGCAAGGGCAGCGTAGGCCTTTTCGTGCCCGGCTCGTCGTACCGGCACACTGTCGGAGATGGCCGACCGACACTCGTACTTGCGTGCGGCACGTTTCGAGCGACTTACGGCCCAGCGCTTGACTTGTTCGCATCCCTTGCAGCGCCGATTGTTGAGACATTCGACGTAAATGACCAGCTCGACCAGGTGATCGCTTGCGCATTAGCCGAGCTAGTGGCCCAGGATGTCGGTGTGGGGCCAATGTCGGCAGCGCTGCTGAAGGTCGTATTGCTCGCCCTGCTTCGACGTTGCCTGGTCTCGACGAAAGCCTGGGTGGAGCGCTTCGCGATCTTAAGTGACCCGCCAATCGCACGAGCTTTCGCTGAGATGGCCTCGCGTCCCTCCCTTCCGCACACGGTTAAAAGTCTGTCGCACGCCGTCGGTCTGAGCCGCTCAGCTTTCATGTCGCGATTCTCCGCTGCCTTCGGAGAGGCACCCATGTCATTGCTGCGCCGCCTAAGGATGCGCCACGCTGCTGATCTCCTCTCGGCCAACGCGCTATCGATCGACCAAGTCGCCCTAAACGTCGGCTACCAGAGTCGGAGCAGCTTTACGCGCAGCTTTCGTAGATACTACGGGAGCGACCCGTCAGAATACCGGTCCAATGCGCAGAGCGAACGCTCGCCAAGGGCTGCTCCGGCCAAAGAGGCGATAGAGCAATCCGACGCCGCGTGA
- a CDS encoding LysR family transcriptional regulator: protein MELHQIRYFLAVASTLNFTRAAEQCNVTQPALTKGIQKLEQELGGQLIYRERQLTQLTDLGKEVLPMLARTLASAETARRRANKFQRKEVAPLKIGLAPSISASLVLDLIAEIAKFVPGLTVELREGAAETLIDLLLEGEINSAIVGDVQDIPARIDDWLLFEERYVAVVAATHQLANRPSIGIDDLRETVLLERVGCDVAPKIQRSYFPKEPPHLGHCSGHDLHLQYMAAAGFGVILAPEHMPRLPTLKTIPLEGDPISREVRLLAVQGRRYSPAQDAFIKVARLRDWSIEVRQGDMPPKGPWRCRPHPR, encoded by the coding sequence ATGGAACTTCATCAAATTCGCTATTTCCTCGCGGTCGCGTCCACGCTTAACTTCACCCGCGCGGCCGAGCAGTGCAATGTAACACAGCCCGCTTTGACTAAGGGGATTCAGAAGCTGGAGCAGGAACTCGGGGGCCAGTTGATTTACCGTGAGCGCCAGCTGACGCAACTCACCGACCTCGGGAAGGAAGTTCTTCCGATGTTGGCGCGCACGCTGGCCTCGGCAGAGACGGCGCGTCGCAGAGCTAATAAATTCCAACGCAAGGAGGTCGCACCACTCAAGATCGGCCTCGCCCCCTCCATCTCGGCTTCGCTCGTCCTTGATCTGATAGCTGAGATCGCAAAGTTTGTCCCAGGACTTACCGTCGAGCTGCGCGAAGGCGCGGCGGAGACGCTCATCGACCTGCTGCTTGAGGGAGAGATCAACTCCGCAATCGTCGGGGACGTTCAGGACATACCCGCGCGCATCGACGACTGGTTGCTCTTCGAAGAGCGCTACGTCGCGGTTGTGGCGGCGACACACCAACTCGCAAATCGCCCCTCAATTGGGATTGACGACCTCCGCGAGACCGTCTTGCTCGAGCGCGTAGGATGCGACGTCGCTCCGAAGATCCAACGGTCGTATTTCCCCAAGGAACCTCCCCATCTGGGCCACTGCAGCGGTCACGACTTGCACCTTCAATACATGGCCGCAGCTGGCTTCGGCGTGATACTCGCGCCCGAGCACATGCCACGCCTTCCGACGCTAAAGACCATTCCCCTCGAGGGGGACCCGATTTCGCGGGAGGTGCGGCTGCTGGCTGTGCAGGGGCGCCGCTACTCGCCGGCACAGGACGCTTTCATCAAGGTCGCGCGGCTTCGAGACTGGTCGATTGAAGTCCGCCAGGGAGACATGCCGCCGAAAGGACCCTGGAGATGCCGACCTCACCCGCGCTGA